DNA sequence from the Melospiza georgiana isolate bMelGeo1 chromosome 7, bMelGeo1.pri, whole genome shotgun sequence genome:
AACAGCTGGGCCGGcctgcccgcggccccgccctTGTGAGGCGAGAGCCAGGGCTCCCGTTCCGGGGAGAGAAACCccggctgcccctgccctcacacgggacagggctgtgccttcagctgctgggagttAGCTCCAAATCCCGGGGAAAGCCGCAGGCACAGCCCGGCAGGCTGCAATGGCTCCTTGCTGGTTTCAGAAAGGAAGGTGTAGCCTTTAAACCAGCAACGCTTGCCCTGCTCTACTATAAATAATGAAGCGAAGTGTGACCCTGCTCACTGAGTAGCTCAGTCTTATATAAAACAACCAGTTTTCAGGATTTCACACCCTTTCCCCTTGTTACATTGGCTACCTGGAATTAGGCACCTGGATTTTGGTGTGGAAATCTCTGATCTCCTCAAGTAAGAAATATGCAAAATTAGACTTGTTTCCAGGCTGCTCCACCAGACCAGCTCAGCCAAGCGACCCAAGGCTCCCCAGATGAACACAGGGCTTGgtttggctgtgctgggccctgagctctgctgcaagCACAGCTCTGATTAAACTGAAATACCTTTGTTACAAGTGCTGGCCTTAAACTGACACCTCATTCTTGAAGTCTGgttaagcaaaagaaaaatgtgctttCACATTTTGATTAAAACCTCAGGTTCAAGTTTTACAAACCTCTAATGATTATTTTCAGTGTAATTAACTGGATTAAACATGATAAATTGCAAATAACTGGTAACCTTAATATTGGAGAACTCTAACAAGAGATGTTAGTTTTGCTTGTAAGCTGTGCATAAGAAGGGGGGTTTGTAATGCTGACCTTTTTTTGATTAGTTATATATTCTAGAGCATTCCCATTCTTTCCTTGCTTATGACTCTCATCTCAGTTTCATTTCATGCTAAATAAACCCTCATATTTACTTTGCAGCTTTGTTGAAGACTCTACCTTAATCTGAGAAGAATTAGTACACATGATGGAATTATGTACATCCCACTGGAGCTCACATGCCCAGGCTCCTGCCTTTATTCTGCAAGGTACTTTAACCTGAAGATACTTTAACATGATGTTGCCATGGATGTCTGGCATGAGCACCAATCAATATTCCTCAAAAATGGACTGTTAACTGCTTGAACTTTGAAGATTACTGTGATGTTAGGATTTCTCTTATACTGGCATAACGTTCTGTCATTGTTACGTGACATTATACCTACAGAACTATTAATAAAGAATTTTGCTAGAAGTACtgatttctctttgcttttataAAGTCAGTCAGGAGACTGACCACTGGGATAAAATAAAGTTTGAAAGCTATTTAAGTAACTAAGATGCGTTTAGCAGTCTGAGGAAAGTTGCTTTTATAATGTTCACATTACATCAGAGCTGACACTGAGGTCAGTGTCCTGGATTCTTGAGAGCTCAGCTCTGAACACTTGTAGGGCTGAGTTTTACTGCCTCTCTTCCTGGAGCCTGGCTGCTCACAAAGGCTAAAGATTTACTCCATTTTGGTAGGAAGAAGCCTTATGAACAAAAGGACATTCTAAATACTAACACctgcttttttgctttattaataattaacaatcctttttaggttttatttaattctgTGCAGTTAGTAGTAGCTAGTTCTACTAAGTGTAAAGACCACTGGAGTGCAGAGGGGCTCTGTTCTGTCAGCCAGTCACAGACAGTGCCCACTGCAGTGGGCACAGAAACACTTCAGGTTTTCAGAGAGTAAAGGAAGACACAGCCAGACTCTagcagtgacagaacaagggacAACAGGACAACTTGACCTATAAGACAGTCTTCAAACACAGAATCACTTTTACCATGAGGAGGTTAAAAACTGGGGCATGTTGCCTGGGGtggctgtggagtctccatccacAGTCAGACCCAAAGTCAGTGGGATAAGGGCTGAGCaacctgctgcagccagccctgctctgagcacaggggCTGGACCACAACATCTCcagagccccttccaacctcagcCTTCTGGGACCTGAAAGTGCCATAAAATGCactatttatttaaaacaggCAGTCCCATGGCTTAGATCATTATCTCTTGCAATTAGCAGCACAGTATCCTGTGGAGATACAGGGCCTCAGGGACACAGGACTGATCTATGTACCTAAAAAACTCATTCTCCAGCTAAAAATTGAAGTGCCCATCCAGTAAAACAAAAGGGTGACCTGACTGAATAAAAGCCTCAGTACATCTTATGCCAGTAGATGACCTGAGGTTCCTGTGGGATCCTCACACTCATTACTCATCTCCAAGTTGCAGAGCTCTCTGCCCATAGCTTGTTCCATAGGATTTTACAGACATTCCAGCTTACCTGGCCTGTTGCATGCCAGTGATGGtgactttattttccttttaagtcTCTCCAAATACAACACAACGTGGCCTTGTGTTCACAGTGAAGGAAGGCACTGCAGAACAGGTACTCTGTAATCACTGCTGCCTAATAACAGACTCCTTGGACACGACTGCTCTCCAGTATTTCTGCTGTCATGTTAAAATCCAGTTCCTTCTGGTCTTTTTTCCACAAGTGAAAATCTTTTCCGTGGAAAATACATGCTCATTTGGCAAGAGTTTGGAAAAATTCACTGTCCTCCTTTCACAAAGGGATGGTCCAGCAACTGCAGAGCAGAAGGCCGTTCGTGTTGATCTCTGCATTGAAGGTTCCACAAATCAGtatataaaattaatatctATGCCTGTGATGTAAAACCTAATTCAAAAACCTGTAAAAACCTAATTGCAAAATTAgcctttattattattattattaatccATTCACTActcatttttagtttgtttttttttgtaaagttGATAGAAAGGAAGGGAGGCTTGAAGGGAAAAGACTGTTGGAATTTATGaattataaaatgaaaatattttattattaaagaaATCATTATTATTATCCTAAATTCCTTTCAAATCTTTTAATAATTCTGTTTTGGCTATTTCAAGTGCATGAACAATGTATCTAAGAAAGGtgataattttctgtttgagaCTCTGTCAATCAGGTTCTTCTGTCATCTCCAATCAATGTTATGCATTTTAAGAAGCCCATGGCtttgttaaaaacaaaacaaacaccacaaaaataattcttataATGTGTGAATGCtagtggtttggggttttacaGAGAGAACTTTGTGTTTTAATAAGTATTATGTTTCAAATAAGTAGGTGTTTCCTGGACTGGCAGTCATAATAGATTTTTCCACTGCAGAAAACAAGAATTAAGTCAATTTAGACTTAATTTAGACTTAGACTTCAAGCCAAAAGGGCTTGAATACTTTTTGATGCAGAAAACATCTGGGTTGATTGTCAATGATTCCATCCAAGTAGAGCTAGAGCTTGGCCAGAACCTGAACTCTAATTGGTGGGTATCACttaacacattttaaaacaagaCTCTTAAATGAATTCTCTCTTAATTCCATTCCACTTCCATTTAGAATGCTGTCCTTAAAACAACTTGTCTGACATAGACCAAACTCAAGCAATACTGgaacagcaaaacacagcaaagaaaTTTATCAAAGGTTCTGTCCAAAATTTAACAGTGCCATGTTTATGCATGAAAATTACGGGGAAAGTCAATGATGACTATAAGGCGTGCAAAAAGAGAATCTGTGAGGGCTTTTTTATACCATTATAAAGAGTAAAGCTCTTATATATATGTtttagatatagatatagatacacATATCgatgatatagatataaataaaaGGCTTTCCGGAAAAGCTGAATAGCCTATGCATTTACAATAAAACCATATGTACCACAGCCTAAGCTCCCATGAGCCATCTCCAGAACACAACCCCCCTGCATGCTCCCTTCCATTCTGCAGTTCTCCCTACCTGGTTAGGCAGGCGTGCACAAACTCCGCAGCCGCGCTGGAGAAGCGCTCGGGCAGGGCCGGCATCAGCCCGCGGTGGGCCCCGATGTAGAACATGGCCGCCACCCTGTCCATGGAGGCCAGAGGGGGTTTGCCCGTCGCCATCTCGAACACGGTGCAGCCCACGCTCCAGATGTCAGATTTCCTGCCGTAGCCAGAGTCACTGATGACCTCTGGAGCCATCCAGTAGGGAGTGCCGTGCACGGAGCGCAGCAGCTCGCCGCGCGTGCCGCCCAGGCTGGCCCAGGCCAGGCGCCTGGCACAGCCAAAGTCAATCAGCTTGATCACCCCCGTGGGCATGAGCATCACGTTGTTGCCTTTGATGTCTCTGTGCACCACGCAGTTGTCGTGTAAATATGCAACCCCTTGTAGAATTTGCTTGGTGTATTTACACAGGACAACTTCTGGCAAGGGCCCGAAGCGATTCAGAATGCTGGAGATGGAGCCACCGGGAACAAACTCCATGAATATGCTTAAAATGTTGTCTTCCAGGCAAGTTCCTAAATAAGTTACAATATTTACATGCTTCAATGTCTTCAAAAGATCAACTTCCTCATGGAACTTCTGATACTCCTTTTCTGTAGTGAGTTGATCTGATGTGTCCAAAACCACCTGTTTTACAGCTATTAACTGTCCCTGGCTTGTCAGACCACAGTACACCTGCAGTGAAACCAGCACTTATCAAAACAGGACACAAGACAACAATTGTGTATTTACTTATTTTACATAAAAGCTTTGTGCTTTTCATGTTTCATATCTCACTGTGTAACCCAAAATATTTAACCCATTTCTTGACTAAGACAACAGCTATTTTTAAGACAAGGTGTAGCTCAACGATGACAACACATCTCAGCATATTCAGACATTAACTTACTGTGCCATAGGCTCCCCTTCCAAGGACTTCTCCTCTTGTCCACATGACAGGATCTTTGGCAGCTAAACTGCTTCTTGGTAATTTAGTAGATTCATCAAAGTTTAGAAGGccattttcttcatttgaagCCAAAAAGGCTTTACTGTAACTCTGCTTGAAAGATGATGGTCAGTGTGGGgagaaagcagagaggaaaagacaGGCTTCATTTGATCCCCCCTTTTTCATAAGGAATAATTTTTCCTGGCATGACtttatttatagatttttatGCATATAAATTGCTCAGCTCATTGACAGAATTGCTATATAGGTAAAActgtataaatattttcaagtatAAATCACAACAGTGTATAACCAGAAGGTTACAGCATTACATCTTCCATTGCCACCAAGACAGAAGAGCACTTAAAAGAGCAGGATACACTCTCTTTTTTGGTTTCACAGACTGCTAAGCTGAATATGGCTATCATCATGCTCTAAGTAACACATGCAACACAAGTCTGGTGAAAATAACAGGCCATGACTTCCCAGGAAGAAGAGACTGCTTCAGAAAGATGGCAATAATTATCCCATCTAGCCATGGTTCTCCCTGGGGGAAGTGAGAACAGAGCTATAATTGGCACCACCTGTGGCTGCAGAAGCACAGGGGAGTGTATCAATATGTAGTGAAAGACATTTCCTTATAAATTTGTCATTTATATGGACAAAGAGCTAACAGGaccaaggagaagcagtactGGTAGAGAAACACCTTAGTAGGTGAAGGCATGCAGCTGACTTGTGGGCCAAAATCTGAGCCTTCTGAGCTTGAGGTTTTGATTAAGCATTAATTAAACTCGATAAGCCTGTCTGATAAACCAATACTTATGGCTCATATCTACAAAAGTATCTGGTTGCACTCAGAGACCCAAGGTAAATGCCCTTCTGGATATGCAAGACTATTTGTAGAGTCTTTTCATGTTCCTGTCCAGATCTCCAGCTCTTGCCTTGCCCAAAACCTTTTTATACAAGCTCTTCAAACAGCCTATTCTCTTTATTCACTGCAATTTGTCAATTTATATAAGCTTTGGCAGCTATTCCTGTCATGCCCTACTACCTTCTGGCTTGTGTCCTGACATGCAGCCTCTAACACAGATATATTCaacagagcactggaacaatCAGTGGGCAGCTGGCCCAAGGAAAAAAGACTTGATAAATCTCTTTAATAAGCacacatttcccatttttcatcCAAAGTTGTGTGAAGCATCACTCAAATTATTTAGCAAGTTACAAGAAGAAATTACTTTTACCTTCTCTAGGGCACTATTTATTATTGCTCCAGCTCCATTCATCATATTCtcctcttcttctctctgtgtGGTTTGTACTTTAGAACATGTATTTTTTGTTCTTGAAGAGTTGGTGTCTTTTTCTTCAAGCATTAGCAACTCTTTGGCCAGACAACAAAGCAACTCATCAGTCACATCCTCAGCATCTGACCAGGAAGAAATGTTTTGACTTGTCTGGGGACTGGGGCTTTTGGCATTTTCTGTCCAAATCACTGAAGCCTGAGTCAATTCATTTGCCAAACCACTGTTTTGAGGTGTGTTTGCACAACTGTGATCTAATATTTTTGTAGGAGACTGACATTCCAGTCTATCTGAAAAGGACAACTCACTTTTATTGACAGACTGGTGTGATTCCCAGCCTTTGccaccatccctgtgccccctgcaCTGGGGCACACAgatgtcctgctctgctgtcaccAGAGTGTCACTTGGAACAACACATTCTCTGCAGCCTTGATCACTGAGCTGAAGGAgatcctggctgcaggcagcagctctctcaTGGCTGGATTCGTCCTGGCTGTCTAACAACTGCTCCAAAGAAACTTCTTTAATAGTTGAGAGGTTTGAATTTGtaaacatttcattttgcttACTTGACTGTGAAAGCTCTTCTAAAAATGTGAGCTGATTATCCATGTCTCCATGGAACAATGTTGTGCTACTCAAGGTGTGTGTTAGAAAACCCAAGTCAGATGCTGCTGCATTATCTTGCTCTGTGTTGCTGTCACTCAGCTTGGTCCTTGTGTCCTTTGTGACCAGacctttctgcttttgtttagcACCAGGTGTGATCTTCTTTGGCTTggaatgtgttttcttttgagTGTTTCTGactctgctgctttctccccCTTTACTGCAGGTAGATCTGCAGGTGCATCTTGCTGGTGGAACAGAAAAATCACCTCTATGACACCTGCCCTCGTGCTGGTCGAGGTCTCTCACGCGGGAATACACAGGAGTTCCAAACATTTCATAAATACCTGGGCCTTGGTCCTCTGAATTTATTATCTTGAACATGTCAGTGTATTTCAGATCTACAAAATCTGAAGCAGAGGGTGCACGTGGCAGACAAAGTGGAGTAACATGTTTCTTACAGACAGCTGAATTTTTGCAACTGCAGGAGCAactctgctttttaattttctgagcACTCTGACAAACATGGCCTTTATGTCCTtgagtggtttttttctgatactTCATGGAAGCCTCAGATTTCACTTTTGTCAGTTCCAGACATGGGGAAATCTGACTCTTAGCATTTGATTTTGTGGTAACCTCTTCAGAAGCAATTAAGTCTTCAGATACTTTTATCTTATTATTAATTTTAGATTTTGatgaatatttatttctattcatctttagtttatttttgtcattttctttGGGAGCAAGAACATTGAGGCTCTGAGGAACTGGAGGAGGCAGGGTACAGACACCAGCCTTTTTTGTGGCAGGTGTTTCAGCAATGTGTGGCTCCCTGGCTGGCTCTTGTTCAGAGAGTGTAACATGAGCAACAGCTACAAGCTCACTCTGGTCCTCTGAAGTTGCTTCTGACATGGCTTGATTTTCTATTTCAGATTCAGAGAGACAGACTTGATTTTCTGACTGTTTTCCAGAGGGACCTTGAGCTTCTACTCTCAAGGGAATTAGTGCAACTACAGAATTATCTTCCAAGGCTTGGTAGGCCTCTATCACTTCATTTTTATAGGAAGAATCTAAATCCTGATTGAAAAGCACAAGGTTGGCACTCTCAGCACCTTCCTGTGGTTTATAATCCAGCATCATCTCTGtagtattttcttcttccagacCAGTTGTACAGCAATTCCCTGCTCTGTTTTGCTTCTTGCCAGCTCTGGAGGCATTGCTGTTGCTGGACACTGTAAATGCTGCCTGGGCTGTAAACATGCCACAGCTCACCAGAGCACTGCCTGAGCTCAAGTGGGGATGACTCTGACCCCAGAACCTGGCTTGGCTCACAGGATTGATGTTCTCACAAACCACTGAGCATGGGAATCTCACCTGGTTCTTCTTCCCAGTGTGGATTCCTACATCAGCTTCCCTCCACTTTAAATGGCTTTGGATTTCTTCCTTCTTGTTGTTGAGGTACTTGTCACAGTTGTTAATGCTGAAGTAGTACAGGTCCTTCACTGGAGTGAACTGATCAGAAATTGTGGCCAAGATCAATTCTGATGACTTTTCACTGTGCCTGTTTAATAAGTTGTCTAACTGATACTGATAAAATTTAGTAACTGGTTTTATAGGCTGAGGAATAGAGttcataatatttaaaatatttttgatgttCCTGCTTTCATTGACAATATCATCCTTTAGAGGAGCAAGATGAATTGTTCTTACAGACTGACATGTCACTGGTGGCAAATGAAACTGTAATTTCCATAAAAAAACATTAATAGTGTGCTACACCACAGATACAGGTAAAAACTAATCTCTAAGAGACAAGTagacttaggaaaaaaattagaaaattattattcttttataTATTCCTATATTAAAGCTATTATGAAGTAGAATATCAGACTCCTgagaaaatacattattttttgcATATTACTTGCATTAATTTTCTCAGATCCAGAACTATTTCTAAGTATTTCTTAGTTCAGAAAGTGGGATCTTTTGCTTTAAGGCACAAGTCATTCTGCACGATTTAGAACCAGTGTTTTGTCCACATTTACAAATCTTCTTGTCAGTCATTAACTCTGTCTTGTGGCACTTCATGTTTGCTACAGGAATTCAAGGGCTGGGCAGTGGCTTCATGTGCCAGAGCTCCTCTCTCACTGAGCACTCCCCCTGAATGAGAGCACCACTCTAATGCTGAGATTTAAAATCTTTTTATGTAACCCTCCAACATGTGCTGACACCATTAATTATATTCTCAATGGAACCAGAGCTCATgtaagcaattttttaaaaggaaaactagCCCATTATAACAGAATGCTATTGCATCCCTGGAGAAAACAATTCTAACAAATTATTTATAGACTTTAAGGTACATTATATTAAATCTAAACACATAGAACCATGTTAAATGGCCACAGATTCAGCTCACAGTTTTAGGTACACTGGAAGACAGCACAGTCTGCAGTCAGTTTGCAGTGAAGTGAAATGGATAAAACCAAGGGCAGCTGACACAGAAGTCTGTTGGGTCAGGGATGTGTTTTACTattcctccctgctccccatcaCATTTGTTGAAAGGTACCACATACATTTGAAGGAGTACAGATCAGAGGAACTCAGTATTTTGTTTGGACTATTCAGATGAACAGTGAGAATGATTTTCTGAAAATAGCATTTCTGTTCTTTACTTTATAggaaatgaatatttttatgcAAATGAATGCAATAGAAATAATCACCCAGTCATCTGCTCTGAGTGCTCATTTGCATGTCTATATTCAACATCAGTTTGCAATCTGCAGGAAATTTTTGTTTGCATTCCAAGGGCAAACTGAGGTTTGAACATGCCAGGAAAAGCAAAGTGTTGGTTTGAATTTGACAGTCCTGAAGGCTTTGTCCAGCCTGCCTGGCATTAATATGAACGCTCATTTTATCCCAAAGGATACACCTCTAGAAAGCCCAATACATGAAATAAAGCTGCATTAAATCACACCAAGGACAGCTAAactatttttcttaaatatttctctccacttgaaatgttttctttttttttctccataatcATTTTTATAATCCTGTGCCAGAACTCTTGGTCCAACTTCTATATTCTCTTCACTTTTTTCCTGTGATCAGTTGTATTCTGTGATGGTTTCACTGAAGTTTACATCTGATTCAATGGGTTGAGTCTTTTCTACAAAAGGCTATTAATTAATATACACGAAggtcaaattttttttttttctaaatacagTATATTTTAAATGGTGTGGAGTATTGATATGTAAAATTATGAGCCTGTTTCTAGGTAAAAAAAATTTGTGTAATCctatttacatttttcacaAAATCTCATGTAAAGTATGTTT
Encoded proteins:
- the MAP3K19 gene encoding mitogen-activated protein kinase kinase kinase 19; the protein is MMWKHTRFLGINTFKESMSDNKQNKRRSKKGCGSVVAFQNADNIMEEMHQSDKALGKSSQSAPTSRAWPDQQVECFPSKNQTALPRRQHTSLSFSSKKEDRGCGFDFSFLLQTSCPESNTSTAFMDLDTFQIIKAQMQQRLTVTMLKTRNKKSEFHLPPVTCQSVRTIHLAPLKDDIVNESRNIKNILNIMNSIPQPIKPVTKFYQYQLDNLLNRHSEKSSELILATISDQFTPVKDLYYFSINNCDKYLNNKKEEIQSHLKWREADVGIHTGKKNQVRFPCSVVCENINPVSQARFWGQSHPHLSSGSALVSCGMFTAQAAFTVSSNSNASRAGKKQNRAGNCCTTGLEEENTTEMMLDYKPQEGAESANLVLFNQDLDSSYKNEVIEAYQALEDNSVVALIPLRVEAQGPSGKQSENQVCLSESEIENQAMSEATSEDQSELVAVAHVTLSEQEPAREPHIAETPATKKAGVCTLPPPVPQSLNVLAPKENDKNKLKMNRNKYSSKSKINNKIKVSEDLIASEEVTTKSNAKSQISPCLELTKVKSEASMKYQKKTTQGHKGHVCQSAQKIKKQSCSCSCKNSAVCKKHVTPLCLPRAPSASDFVDLKYTDMFKIINSEDQGPGIYEMFGTPVYSRVRDLDQHEGRCHRGDFSVPPARCTCRSTCSKGGESSRVRNTQKKTHSKPKKITPGAKQKQKGLVTKDTRTKLSDSNTEQDNAAASDLGFLTHTLSSTTLFHGDMDNQLTFLEELSQSSKQNEMFTNSNLSTIKEVSLEQLLDSQDESSHERAAACSQDLLQLSDQGCRECVVPSDTLVTAEQDICVPQCRGHRDGGKGWESHQSVNKSELSFSDRLECQSPTKILDHSCANTPQNSGLANELTQASVIWTENAKSPSPQTSQNISSWSDAEDVTDELLCCLAKELLMLEEKDTNSSRTKNTCSKVQTTQREEEENMMNGAGAIINSALEKSYSKAFLASNEENGLLNFDESTKLPRSSLAAKDPVMWTRGEVLGRGAYGTVYCGLTSQGQLIAVKQVVLDTSDQLTTEKEYQKFHEEVDLLKTLKHVNIVTYLGTCLEDNILSIFMEFVPGGSISSILNRFGPLPEVVLCKYTKQILQGVAYLHDNCVVHRDIKGNNVMLMPTGVIKLIDFGCARRLAWASLGGTRGELLRSVHGTPYWMAPEVISDSGYGRKSDIWSVGCTVFEMATGKPPLASMDRVAAMFYIGAHRGLMPALPERFSSAAAEFVHACLTRDQHERPSALQLLDHPFVKGGQ